Proteins from a genomic interval of Flammeovirgaceae bacterium SG7u.111:
- a CDS encoding FecR family protein encodes MKYNNYNISNFISDDFFVQWVQNPDAESEFFWRNWLEKHPEKWEEVQKAKDIVTSIKPKNEYLPSNEEFIEVLENVHRVKSSSRPFYSFSVSKAFFAKVAASIIFIIALSIGYYSLEGELNNALSSREEGAISYVTKKTARGQKLTITLIDGTVVKLNAESSIKIPSDFGVDARNVILTGEAFFKVTKDSLIPFIINSDGLVTKVLGTSFNIRSYPEENIEKVTVVTGKISVKNTSYNKDILLKESFLLPNQSLLYDKDKKEELINRNVDVGEELGWVEGVLRYDNVDLDKILKDLERWYDVDFEVSTKVDQNGIYTGSFDNQSLENVLQGLSFMSKGFEYKIEGKKVFLSK; translated from the coding sequence ATGAAGTATAATAATTATAACATATCAAATTTTATATCAGATGACTTTTTTGTGCAGTGGGTGCAGAACCCAGATGCTGAAAGTGAGTTTTTCTGGAGAAATTGGTTAGAAAAGCATCCTGAAAAATGGGAGGAGGTGCAAAAGGCAAAAGATATTGTCACTTCCATAAAACCCAAAAATGAATATTTACCATCCAATGAGGAGTTTATAGAAGTATTGGAAAATGTTCATAGGGTCAAAAGTTCTTCCAGACCGTTTTACTCTTTTTCTGTCTCAAAAGCATTTTTTGCTAAAGTGGCAGCTTCTATCATTTTTATAATTGCTTTGTCTATTGGATATTATTCTCTGGAAGGAGAGCTAAATAATGCTTTGTCTTCACGTGAGGAAGGGGCTATCAGTTACGTGACAAAAAAAACAGCGAGAGGGCAAAAGTTGACAATCACATTGATTGATGGAACTGTTGTTAAGTTAAATGCTGAAAGCTCGATCAAAATACCTTCGGATTTTGGGGTGGATGCCAGAAATGTGATTCTGACCGGTGAAGCATTCTTTAAAGTAACCAAGGATAGTTTAATACCTTTCATTATCAATAGTGATGGGTTGGTCACAAAAGTATTAGGGACCTCTTTTAATATTCGTTCGTATCCAGAAGAAAATATTGAGAAAGTTACGGTAGTCACAGGGAAGATATCTGTAAAAAATACTTCTTATAACAAGGATATCTTGCTTAAAGAGTCCTTCTTGTTGCCTAACCAATCCTTGCTTTATGATAAGGATAAAAAAGAGGAGCTGATTAATAGAAATGTGGATGTGGGGGAAGAGCTAGGTTGGGTAGAGGGAGTACTTAGGTATGATAATGTTGACCTAGATAAGATTTTGAAAGATTTGGAGCGCTGGTACGATGTAGATTTTGAAGTAAGTACAAAGGTAGATCAAAATGGTATTTATACAGGAAGCTTTGATAATCAGTCTCTGGAAAATGTGCTACAGGGGCTGAGTTTTATGTCAAAGGGGTTTGAATATAAAATAGAAGGTAAAAAAGTCTTCTTAAGTAAATGA